In Acomys russatus chromosome 26, mAcoRus1.1, whole genome shotgun sequence, a genomic segment contains:
- the Agrp gene encoding agouti-related protein, giving the protein MLTIMLLSCVLLLALPPTLGVQMGVAPLESIRRPGQALFPEFPGQSLKGLKKTTAAGAEEGLLQKAEALAEVLDPQNRDSRSPRRCVRLHESCLGQQVPCCDPCATCYCRFFNAFCYCRKLGTATNLCSRT; this is encoded by the exons ATGCTGACTATAATGCTGCTGAGTTGTGTCCTGctgctggccctgcctcccacacTGGGGGTCCAGATGGGCGTGGCTCCACTGGAAAGCATCAGGAGGCCTGGCCAAGCCCTGTTCCCAGAGTTCCCAG GTCAAAGTCTGAAGGGCCTGAAGAAGACAACTGCAGCTGGAGCAGAAGAAGGCCTGCTGCAGAAGGCAGAAGCTTTGGCAGAG GTGCTAGATCCACAGAACCGCGATTCTCGTTCTCCGCGTCGCTGTGTAAGGCTGCACGAGTCCTGCCTGGGACAGCAGGTGCCTTGCTGCGACCCGTGCGCCACGTGCTACTGCCGCTTCTTCAATGCCTTTTGCTACTGCCGCAAGCTGGGGACTGCCACGAACCTCTGCAGCCGCACCTAA